The Babylonia areolata isolate BAREFJ2019XMU chromosome 22, ASM4173473v1, whole genome shotgun sequence genome contains a region encoding:
- the LOC143297178 gene encoding uncharacterized protein LOC143297178: MAEAETQALPAETARMQDGACTARATQRSVSRVTLQPSVHDFNGNIINRAVDEDKMVWTMGKNHIKHTPPFTDFAYPVPAAFRRGGAFHPAHWDTSRLPFVPNGSRTDRINAWAEEVHRRHVARTARVRARLSPTKSRGGGGLGNDRVVPTAPSGISGGSLSGLYEHECSFSLSLPENGATGAGGGGGGGGDVKDLDDARFTSFSRTSSRGDNMMTSRSRPATTGRYFDSSNGLRNIRSSQTVFRSRPNTATPCSGPGLKIKKMTLHHKELVT; this comes from the exons ATGGCGGAAGCAGAGACCCAGGCGCTTCCGGCGGAAACTGCGCGCATGCAGGACGGCGCGTGCACAGCACGTGCCACTCAGCGCTCTGTCTCACGTGTCACACTGCAGCCTTCTGTGCACGACTTTAACGGAAACATAATCAACAGAGCTGTCG aCGAGGACAAGATGGTGTGGACGATGGGCAAGAACCACATCAAACACACCCCGCCCTTCACCGACTTCGCCTACCCGGTACCCGCCGCCTTCCGAAGGGGTGGGGCCTTCCACCCGGCCCATTGGGACACCTCCAGGCTGCCCTTCGTCCCCAACGGCTCCAGAACGGACCGAATCAATGCCTGGGCCGAGGAGGTCCATCGCCGTCACGTGGCCAGGACGGCGCGCGTGCGGGCGCGCCTCTCGCCCACGAAGTCCCGAGGCGGAGGCGGCCTCGGGAATGATCGGGTGGTTCCGACAGCGCCTTCGGGCATTTCCGGCGGCAGCCTTTCGGGCCTGTACGAGCACGAGTGCAGCTTCAGCCTGTCTCTGCCTGAGAACGGAGcaacaggagcaggaggaggaggaggaggaggaggggacgtgAAGGATCTGGACGATGCTCGGTT TACCAGCTTTTCGAGAACGTCATCAAGGGGAGATAACATGATGACGTCACGCTCCCGCCCGGCGACGACGGGCCGCTATTTCGACAGCAGCAACGGCCTGCGGAACATCCGCTCCTCCCAGACGGTGTTCCGGTCCCGGCCCAACACCGCCACGCCCTGCTCAGGCCCTGGCCTCAAGATCAAGAAGATGACGCTGCACCACAAGGAGCTCGTCACATAG